The following proteins are encoded in a genomic region of Vidua macroura isolate BioBank_ID:100142 chromosome 10, ASM2450914v1, whole genome shotgun sequence:
- the MTERF4 gene encoding transcription termination factor 4, mitochondrial produces MGNRNILGYSTAPRLGPGGCRLCGHRSRQGALPAFSPGHRAVSAPRAPALRVRRGRAGRGSHPTPPPHPQALPRAGPRPLRAGSRRGGAEQARPHPAAAAMVARLVLRGVRRALPAAPGPGARRGCGELAALRAMGFSQEQARRLLALQPRLGPEHREAAAAQLLLLGLSAEAALALLERSPALLRLPTERLRERAEELRRLGLDGGRLQRAVSRCPQLFHVPRKRLEAAVRLLRERCLFTAEQLREVLGTCPAVLLEEPHTLHHQFQYAYFRMGVQQKEMVKARLFQMPFAELRNRHIFLERRGLYETPHKGQTETSNPKLKDILQLPEKDFLASLAYSTPEEFEVFKKLLAREEEEKEEEEDVDAPYTEDYDDLDSDESKTARE; encoded by the exons ATGGGGAACAGGAATATTTTGGGGTACAG CACCGCGCCCCGGCTCGGCCCCGGCGGCTGTCGGCTCTGCGGGCATCGGAGCAGGCAAGGCGCTCTGCCCGCGTTCTCCCCAGGGCACCGCGCTGTTTCGGCCCCGCGGGCTCCAGCCCTGCGCGTCCGGAGAGGCCGTGCCGGGCGCGgctcccaccccacccctccTCCCCATCCGCAGGCGCTGCCCAGGGCGGGACCGCGGCCGCTCCGGGCCGGGTCGCGGCGGGGCGGAGCGGAGCAGGCCCGGCCCCACCCCGCGGCCGCGGCCATGGTGGCGCGGCTGGTGCTGCGCGGCGTCAGGCGGGcgctccccgccgcccccgggccgGGCGCTCGTCGCGGCTGCGGGGAGCTGGCGGCGCTGCGGGCCATGGGCTTCAGCCAGGAGCAGGCCCGGCGGCTCCTGGCGCTGCAGCCCCGGCTCGGCCCCGAGCaccgggaggcggcggcggcgcagctgctgctgctcgggcTGAGCGCCGAGGCCGCCCTGGCGCTGCTGGAGCGGAGCCCGGCGCTGCTGCGGCTGCCCACGGAGCGACTCCGGGAGCGCGCAGAGGAGCTGCGGCGCCTGGGGCTGGACGGAG GCCGGCTGCAGCGGGCGGTGAGCCGCTGCCCGCAGCTCTTCCACGTGCCCCGGAAGAGGCTGGAGGCGGCGGTGCGGCTGCTGCGGGAGCGCTGCCTTTTCACGGCGGAGCAGCTGCGGGAAGTGCTGGGGACCTGCCCCGCCGTCCTGCTGGAGGAGCCGCACACCCTCCATCACCAGTTCCAG TACGCCTACTTTAGAATGGGGGTCCAGCAGAAGGAGATGGTGAAGGCTCGGCTCTTCCAAATGCCCTTTGCCGAGCTCCGGAATCGGCACATCTTCCTGGAGCGCCGGGGGCTCTATGAGACCCCACACAAAGGACAGACCGAAACTAGTAACCCAAAACTGAAGGACATCCTTCAGCTCCCAGAGAAAGACTTCCTGGCTAGCCTGGCCTACTCTACCCCAGAGGAGTTTGAGGTCTTCAAGAAGCTGCTGGCtcgagaggaggaggagaaggaggaagaggaggatgtgGATGCACCGTACACAGAGGATTATGATGATTTGGACAGTGATGAAAGTAAAACAGCCAGGGAGTGA